TTCTCGAAATGCCTGGGGCTGATCATTGGCGGCAGGTGTACCCAGGAGCAGGCGCAGGAAATACCATCGGCGTCAACGGGCAGAGTATTTTCCACATAGTCGGTCATAACCGGCGCAAGAGCCTCACAGGCGGCTTCCAACTCGCTTTTTTTCCGCCGAAGATCCATAGAAATCTGAGTAATGCCGCGCAAATGGTCGCCCAGCAGATCAAAGGGGGCATAAAACATGGTGCCATAGTAAATGGGAACGCCTTTAGCGTAAGTAAGGTCATAGAGCTTATTATAAAAATCTGCGACCTGCCTTTTTTCAAACAGTAAAGCTTTGGAAATGGCTGTAATGTCCTTGAGGCTGTCCTTGCCAAGGGCGCTGTACATGCCGGGGAGTACTCTCTCAACAATGCAGCGCAGAGGATCTTTAATCAGTGCAGGATAATCATCCTCACTCAGACTCATGACCTCAGGATGCTGCATGGTTCCGTTTTTCCTGTTTTGAATCCACGTTTTACTCCCTAAAATTTCGCTGCGCTGGGGAGGAAGCCACCCCATGCCCAGATTGGCATCCATTTCAAAAGTGTCTAAAATTTTGTCATAGGCTTCAATGATTTTGTCATAATTCCAGGTTGCTTCCAGAAAATCAATGCCCGCGTACTCACAGGCATAGCTGATTTCAAAATCCAGTATCACGGGCACCCTGTCGGTGGGTTTTCCAGCCATTGTACTTTTTATCCGCTCAATTTTTTCTTCCATCTCAAATTTTCCCTTCACGATTTGTATATATACAATATTGTATGATTACAATATATAGTATGTGTACAAATTTGTCAAGTCTTTTTTAAATTTATCTTTTTTTTACAAAAAGTCATGCTATAATAAACATGAGGTGAATTATGGCAAACTATAAAAATGGAACTGAGACAAAGACTTCGCTGTATAATAGTGCGAAAAAGCTTTTTTACTTAAAGGGCTATGGCGCGACGACCATTAAAGATATTATTACAGACGCAGAATCAAAATTAGGCTTGTTTACTTATTATTTTGAGGGCAAGGAATCTGTGGCAATCAGTATTTTCAAGGATTTTGTCAATGATATTGCCCTGGTGCTTGAGGAGCCTTTGAAGGAATATACGGCTAAAAATGATTATCTGCTCGTAGATATGATTGAGTACCGCGCTTATTTCGAGTGTATAAACGCCAATGAGGAGATAAAGCGCTTTTATAAAGATATTTCGATTCTCGAAAGTTTTGCGCAGATGACCATTGATTTAAAAGATTATTTCATACAGAAGCGATTCGAGAACGGTCTGAAGTTTGAGACCAGCGCGATGATTAAGGATAAGACCTACTTTGACGCCATCGCCTCTCTGACATCAGGAATGGAGATTCAGTTTTTCAGAGATATTCTTGGGAAAAAGATTGATATTGCCTATGGCGACGCGATTGATATTTTTCTGACAGAGTATTACCGATTCCTGGTACTTGATAAAAAGCGGATTCAGGATAATCTGCGAAAATCCAGAAAGGTCGTAGAAACGCTGAATTTTGAAATTGGCGACCGCTTCAGCGTTCAACTGGCAGGTCTTAATTCATAGGATAAAAAATATAATAAAAATTTAAAATATACAAATCAGGAAAGAAGGTTATTATATGATTGTTACTTTTAGAGAAATTGGCGCGTTAAATCAGCTTTTACAGGAAAAACATCTGGATTATAAAATTCATCTGAGCGATGCCTGCGGTTCCCAGAGCATGTGGATCGAAAGCCTGAACAATGCTGGTGATCCCAAGGCGAATGAAGCCCTGTATGAAGTGATCAATACTTTTTTTGAGAAAATGGGGACAGAACTGGAGTACACCTGGGATAAAAAATCCTTCTGGTTCAAGGACCGGTCCCTGGTATTCTAGAATTTTATAAATAATAAAAAGCACAAATGCCTGAGTATGAGAGCTCAGAGCATTTGTGCTTTTTTATTTTCTCGGCGGGCTTTACGTTTGAGAGATGTTTCGTTATGAAACATGTGGCGGATTGAAAAAGAATATGGAATCCGATAGTATAAAAACCAGAAAAGGATATACCTGAAGGTGTTTGATATTCAAACAGTTTTAAAAAGGGGGAAGAAGAATATGAAGCCTATTTTAGGGATTACGATTGGTGATCCGGCAGGCATTGGCCCAGAGATCACACTGAAAGCGATGGCCTGTCAGAAGATTTTGAGAGTGTGCAGCCCGGTGGCTGTCGGGGATAAAAAAGTACTGGAAAATGCTCTGAAAATCACGAAAATTGAAAAGAAACTGGTCGCCGTCAAGGAGGACAGCCTAAAGGAA
The DNA window shown above is from Eubacterium limosum and carries:
- a CDS encoding uroporphyrinogen decarboxylase family protein: MEEKIERIKSTMAGKPTDRVPVILDFEISYACEYAGIDFLEATWNYDKIIEAYDKILDTFEMDANLGMGWLPPQRSEILGSKTWIQNRKNGTMQHPEVMSLSEDDYPALIKDPLRCIVERVLPGMYSALGKDSLKDITAISKALLFEKRQVADFYNKLYDLTYAKGVPIYYGTMFYAPFDLLGDHLRGITQISMDLRRKKSELEAACEALAPVMTDYVENTLPVDADGISCACSWVHLPPMISPRHFEKFFWPTFKKFCDALAAKGHTLYLQFQGDYTDGRYFDYYSELPEGKVILAVEHQDFKKTIDILGSKNMVCCSYPLDYLTNYSTKECLEKARELMDIGMKSKRFYFGFNKPAFSFKDAPPEKMKAVIDFVNAYGKY
- a CDS encoding TetR/AcrR family transcriptional regulator; this translates as MANYKNGTETKTSLYNSAKKLFYLKGYGATTIKDIITDAESKLGLFTYYFEGKESVAISIFKDFVNDIALVLEEPLKEYTAKNDYLLVDMIEYRAYFECINANEEIKRFYKDISILESFAQMTIDLKDYFIQKRFENGLKFETSAMIKDKTYFDAIASLTSGMEIQFFRDILGKKIDIAYGDAIDIFLTEYYRFLVLDKKRIQDNLRKSRKVVETLNFEIGDRFSVQLAGLNS
- a CDS encoding RDAC family protein; translation: MIVTFREIGALNQLLQEKHLDYKIHLSDACGSQSMWIESLNNAGDPKANEALYEVINTFFEKMGTELEYTWDKKSFWFKDRSLVF